A genomic region of Metopolophium dirhodum isolate CAU chromosome 1, ASM1992520v1, whole genome shotgun sequence contains the following coding sequences:
- the LOC132937141 gene encoding uncharacterized protein LOC132937141 isoform X1, protein MSFLSLFWGDILNQFNKCSKKLQSVEINLGTVIDIYQSLITYVNDLRTDEEYIRYLNLAISISSGHFKNTVNKRIKKRKTFSDENIDDEASNSDINYKISTYFVILDRIKNELEKRKIAYDQLFEKYSFFFQLEKLNSVEIREQAKCLQDIYVDDLGSSFPNECVHFKSHIKNLKVDERPKNIQQMLIFIKNNDFSEMYPYIVIALRMLLCTPCSNCSTERSFSALKRVKSYLRSNIKEERLNALAILNIENDITTKLNYNNVINNFATRQARRRFQKLKKTFWRKSF, encoded by the coding sequence ATGTCATTCTTGTCATTATTTTGGGGTGATATtcttaatcaatttaataaatgCAGTAAAAAACTACAATCAGTTGAAATTAATTTGGGTACAGTCATAGACATTTATCAGTCATTAATTACTTATGTAAATGACCTTCGTACAGATGAAGAATATATACGTTATTTAAATCTGGCAATTTCAATTTCATCTGGACATTTTAAGAACACAGTAAACAAGCGcataaaaaaaaggaaaacattCAGTGACGAAAATATAGATGATGAAGCCAGCAACAGTGacataaattataagataagtacatattttgttatcttAGATAGAATCAAAAATGAGctagaaaaaagaaaaatagccTATGATCAGTTATTTGAAAAGTACTCGTTTTTCTTTCAATTGGAAAAATTGAACAGCGTAGAAATCAGAGAACAGGCAAAATGTCTTCAAGATATATATGTTGATGATTTAGGAAGTTCTTTTCCCAATGAATGTGTTCACTTTAAGTCACATATAAAGAACCTCAAAGTTGATGAAAGACCAAAAAATATTCAGCAAATgcttatatttatcaaaaataatgatttttctgAAATGTATCCTTACATTGTTATTGCGTTAAGAATGTTATTATGTACACCATGTAGTAACTGTTCCACTGAACGGTCTTTTTCAGCTTTAAAGAGAGTTAAATCATACCTAAGATCAAATATAAAAGAGGAAAGATTAAATGCGTTGGCAAtcctaaatattgaaaatgacattacaacaaaactaaattataacaatgttattaataattttgctaCTAGACAAGCACGTAGAAGATTTCAAAAGCTGAAAAAGACCTTTTGGaggaaaagtttttaa
- the LOC132937141 gene encoding uncharacterized protein LOC132937141 isoform X2, with protein sequence MHALIKKQKHTVLLNSFMKIQEMFKSSTLTTEDEEYIRYLNLAISISSGHFKNTVNKRIKKRKTFSDENIDDEASNSDINYKISTYFVILDRIKNELEKRKIAYDQLFEKYSFFFQLEKLNSVEIREQAKCLQDIYVDDLGSSFPNECVHFKSHIKNLKVDERPKNIQQMLIFIKNNDFSEMYPYIVIALRMLLCTPCSNCSTERSFSALKRVKSYLRSNIKEERLNALAILNIENDITTKLNYNNVINNFATRQARRRFQKLKKTFWRKSF encoded by the exons atgcatgcaCTAATAAAAAAACAGAAACATACTGTTCTTTTAAACAGTTTTATGAAAATTCAAGAGATGTTTAAATCTTCAACATTAACAACTGAAg ATGAAGAATATATACGTTATTTAAATCTGGCAATTTCAATTTCATCTGGACATTTTAAGAACACAGTAAACAAGCGcataaaaaaaaggaaaacattCAGTGACGAAAATATAGATGATGAAGCCAGCAACAGTGacataaattataagataagtacatattttgttatcttAGATAGAATCAAAAATGAGctagaaaaaagaaaaatagccTATGATCAGTTATTTGAAAAGTACTCGTTTTTCTTTCAATTGGAAAAATTGAACAGCGTAGAAATCAGAGAACAGGCAAAATGTCTTCAAGATATATATGTTGATGATTTAGGAAGTTCTTTTCCCAATGAATGTGTTCACTTTAAGTCACATATAAAGAACCTCAAAGTTGATGAAAGACCAAAAAATATTCAGCAAATgcttatatttatcaaaaataatgatttttctgAAATGTATCCTTACATTGTTATTGCGTTAAGAATGTTATTATGTACACCATGTAGTAACTGTTCCACTGAACGGTCTTTTTCAGCTTTAAAGAGAGTTAAATCATACCTAAGATCAAATATAAAAGAGGAAAGATTAAATGCGTTGGCAAtcctaaatattgaaaatgacattacaacaaaactaaattataacaatgttattaataattttgctaCTAGACAAGCACGTAGAAGATTTCAAAAGCTGAAAAAGACCTTTTGGaggaaaagtttttaa